Proteins found in one Lycium ferocissimum isolate CSIRO_LF1 chromosome 6, AGI_CSIRO_Lferr_CH_V1, whole genome shotgun sequence genomic segment:
- the LOC132060708 gene encoding probable E3 ubiquitin-protein ligase RHA1A: protein MAALSQLLAHLYTMTLVFFTILILELVIFIRSITDAIYDSGRDKNRPITTKQYLKLIDEKNPVTWFKNTTMTTSTCAVCLCTFEEGEEVRELIKCNHIFHKDCLDTWLQQDSATCPLCRSKVLPEEIVMKFRQHRNGQQTEYEGSDEELIFLLSALHGNYMRRFL from the coding sequence ATGGCTGCTCTTTCTCAACTTTTAGCTCATCTCTACACCATGACCTTAGTCTTCTTCACCATTCTAATACTCGAACTCGTCATCTTTATACGTTCCATAACTGACGCAATTTACGACTCCGGTCGCGACAAAAACCGGCCCATCACAACCAAGCAATATCTCAAGCTTATCGACGAAAAAAACCCGGTCACCTGGTTCAAGAACACTACTATGACTACTAGTACATGTGCGGTTTGTTTGTGTACATTTGAGGAGGGTGAAGAAGTAAGGGAGTTAATAAAATGCAACCATATATTTCATAAAGATTGTTTGGACACGTGGCTCCAGCAAGATTCTGCCACGTGTCCGTTGTGTCGGAGTAAGGTATTGCCGGAGGAAATTGTGATGAAGTTCCGGCAACACCGGAATGGCCAGCAGACGGagtatgaagggagtgatgaagAGCTGATTTTCTTGTTATCTGCATTACATGGTAATTATATGCGTAGATTTTTGTAA